The genomic interval AGTGAAGATCTTGCTCGATACACACAAGCTCTTGTTCGGTGACGAGATCGAGCAGATTACGGAGTCAATTGCGGCGTAACCCCCCCCTAAATCCCCCCTCGAGGGGGGACTAAGGGGGGCGTTCCAAAGCTTTGCTTTGGAACGGACTGCGAAGCAGGAGCTCAGCGTGCCAGTGCGTTCCGACGCAGAGCATGGGAACGAATACAAATAATTAATTAGCCTGTGATGTTCTGAGAAGATGTAAAAGGAAAATTTGAAATGAAAAAAATTGGATTAGGCATTACCGGTAAAATGATAGCGATGAGCGGGTTGTTGCTATCTCTTTTCGTCGCGTCACTTTTTTATCTTTCAATTAAAATAAGTGATGGAACGGCTGTGATTGAAGAGCAGAGCAATACCCTATCCCAGCTAAAAATGGCAAAGGATATTTCGAGCAGTTTTTCCAGCATGCGCTATTGGCTCGCCGATTTGGCGGTAAGCCGGTTAAACGAGTCCGAAAAGAAAGCTGAAATCGCGCGTGGGCATTTGGTTACCTTATTTGTTCAATTAGAACAAACTGATGCCGACCTGGCGAACACCCTTCGGGAGCAGGTTAATAAATACTATGAAGTCGCTTTGTCAAGCGTCGACGCTTATGTTGATGAAAATCGCGTCCTGGGAAATTCGCTTACGGCTGATGTAAGAAGAAGCGCAGAGGTCATTGATACGCCAATAAATGAATTGATTCAGGCCGCGGAAGTGAATGCAGAAAAGGCCGGTGAAACGGTCGTTGAGAGCAATAAAAGTACAAGTAGAGTCTCGATTTTATTGATGGTGCTGGTTACGGTAATCGGCTGTGCTCTGACCTGGTTTTTCTCGAGCGGGATAACCAAACCTTTAAGAGAAATTTCAGATACGGCTTCTCAGATTGCCCTGGGAGATATTGAACAAAACATCGAATACCGGTCAGCGGATGAAATCGGTGCGCTAGCCGATTCTTTCCGAAAAATGGTTGCTGCTTTAAAGGCAAAAACAGAAGTCGCCAGGCAAATTTCCAAAGGGGTGGTTGATGTTGAGGTTGAAAAATTGTCTGATGCGGATGTACTCGGCGAGGTGATGATTGAGATGAAGGATTCACTGCAAAGTAAAGCGGCCGCTGCCAACCAGATTGCCGACGGTGATCTCGATACGGAGATAAAAATTGCTTCTGAAGAAGATGTCCTTGGCAATGCGATGGTTAAGATGCTTGAAAGTCTTAAGAAAAGTCGTGCGGATGTAGATGAAGCTTTTGAGGAAGTTCAGGGCAATTTAAAAGCGGCGCGAGTCGTGGTTGATGAAGTCAACCGCGTGGCTGAAAATTTGAAAGATGGAAAATTAAGCGAGCGGGCAACAGTTGCCAATGCAGAAGGGGCGTTTAAAAATTTGGTCGATGGCTTTAATGCTTCAATCGACTACATTTTAGAGCCGGTTAACGAAGCCGTCGCAGCGCTGCAGCGAATGGCGGAAGGGGACTTGACCGTTTCGATTCAGGGTGATTACAAAGGGGATCATGCCTTAATGAAGGATTCAATGAACACCACTTTGCAATCTTTGAATGATATCCTTAGCCAGGTTTCTGAAATGGTAGAGCAAGTTTCAGTCGGCTCACAGCAAGTTTCTAATTCTAGCCAGTTCCTTTCACAAGGAGCAACAAAACAGGCAAGTTCTCTGGAAGAGATTGGCGCTTCAATGAATGAAATTGGCGGGCAAACCAAGCAGAACGCGGAAAATGCCGGTCAGGCAAACCAACTCTCGAAGTCAGCTCGTGACACGGCCGAAGAAGGCAACAAACAAATGAAAATGATGTTGACGGCCATGGGCGACATCAACAAATCTTCAGGCGAGATTTCTAAAATTGTCAAAGCGATTGACGAAATTGCTTTTCAAACCAATCTGCTGGCTTTGAATGCGGCTGTCGAAGCTGCCCGAGCCGGCGTCCACGGCAAAGGCTTCGCGGT from candidate division KSB1 bacterium carries:
- a CDS encoding HAMP domain-containing protein, whose translation is MKKIGLGITGKMIAMSGLLLSLFVASLFYLSIKISDGTAVIEEQSNTLSQLKMAKDISSSFSSMRYWLADLAVSRLNESEKKAEIARGHLVTLFVQLEQTDADLANTLREQVNKYYEVALSSVDAYVDENRVLGNSLTADVRRSAEVIDTPINELIQAAEVNAEKAGETVVESNKSTSRVSILLMVLVTVIGCALTWFFSSGITKPLREISDTASQIALGDIEQNIEYRSADEIGALADSFRKMVAALKAKTEVARQISKGVVDVEVEKLSDADVLGEVMIEMKDSLQSKAAAANQIADGDLDTEIKIASEEDVLGNAMVKMLESLKKSRADVDEAFEEVQGNLKAARVVVDEVNRVAENLKDGKLSERATVANAEGAFKNLVDGFNASIDYILEPVNEAVAALQRMAEGDLTVSIQGDYKGDHALMKDSMNTTLQSLNDILSQVSEMVEQVSVGSQQVSNSSQFLSQGATKQASSLEEIGASMNEIGGQTKQNAENAGQANQLSKSARDTAEEGNKQMKMMLTAMGDINKSSGEISKIVKAIDEIAFQTNLLALNAAVEAARAGVHGKGFAVVAEEVRNLAQRSAKAAQETTELIENSVGKVDTGTKLANVTAKALEQIVDGVAEVTDLVGEIAIASNEQAKGIEQVNAGLGQINEVTMTNTASAQESASATEELSSQAEQLKHILSKFKLKNQPEQPGAVSHSPSQVKIVDKIDFSADDESWGGQKEQDSGSDFIALDDDEFGKF